From one Suicoccus acidiformans genomic stretch:
- the nusG gene encoding transcription termination/antitermination protein NusG: protein MDTKEWYVLHTYSGYENKVKENIELRKESMDMEENIFRVMVPEEEITEVKDGEKKTKVSKKFPGYVLVEMVMSDEAWFIVRNTPGVTGFVGSHGAGSKPAPLLPEEVAVILGEMEAPKPIIDLDVEVGDWVQITDGAFSGLSGEIEELDVDQQKLKVIIEMFGRETVAELEFYQVRKENL from the coding sequence ATGGATACGAAAGAATGGTATGTTCTTCACACATATTCAGGGTATGAAAATAAGGTAAAGGAAAATATTGAGCTACGTAAGGAATCAATGGATATGGAAGAGAATATCTTCCGGGTGATGGTTCCCGAAGAAGAAATCACAGAAGTTAAAGATGGGGAGAAGAAAACGAAAGTAAGTAAGAAATTCCCAGGCTATGTGCTGGTTGAGATGGTTATGTCCGATGAGGCATGGTTTATTGTACGTAATACGCCAGGTGTAACAGGCTTTGTAGGATCACATGGAGCAGGAAGTAAGCCAGCACCACTGCTTCCAGAAGAGGTAGCGGTAATTCTTGGGGAAATGGAAGCACCTAAGCCAATTATCGATTTAGACGTAGAAGTAGGCGATTGGGTTCAAATTACAGACGGCGCTTTTTCAGGCTTATCCGGTGAAATCGAAGAATTGGATGTAGACCAACAGAAACTTAAAGTAATCATCGAGATGTTTGGTCGCGAAACGGTTGCTGAGTTGGAGTTCTATCAAGTTCGTAAAGAAAACCTATAA
- the secE gene encoding preprotein translocase subunit SecE, translating to MSYIKQVAQEMKRVTWPSFKDVNRFTWVVILMIIFFSLFFALTDTAFSALMDWLIGLI from the coding sequence ATGAGTTATATTAAGCAAGTAGCACAAGAGATGAAGCGGGTAACATGGCCAAGTTTTAAAGACGTCAATCGTTTTACTTGGGTGGTTATTCTGATGATTATTTTCTTCTCACTCTTCTTTGCCTTAACAGATACAGCTTTTAGCGCGTTGATGGATTGGCTTATTGGTCTGATTTAA
- the rpmG gene encoding 50S ribosomal protein L33 gives MAKRKAALACTQCGQRNYSLTPTQAGESQRLEVKKFCKYCNKHTLHKETK, from the coding sequence TTGGCGAAACGAAAAGCGGCCCTAGCATGTACACAGTGTGGTCAACGGAACTATTCTTTGACGCCGACTCAGGCTGGGGAAAGTCAACGATTGGAAGTAAAGAAATTCTGTAAATATTGCAATAAACACACATTACACAAAGAGACTAAATAG
- a CDS encoding sigma-70 family RNA polymerase sigma factor, whose amino-acid sequence MFNPDSIEQTVVTLKSNYSDELFNRLSEEMNPYYTYRAKTYHISGYDADDIMQECLYSLNDAVNSFECSRNVRFVTYAIALADNRLNRIYREQKKQAQIIYGSSLDQEETLHVIESQKIDNIDKIDELIIMRQEYADVIQSLSKLEFQILIRLYLENETREDIMEAESLTERQFRAAKDRLIRKFQNAKKEPKRGRNFYSHKKAKNEKDMLKEELDVTQLPENLDKQARLLGWRLSKRRKNSP is encoded by the coding sequence ATGTTTAATCCAGATTCTATTGAGCAAACTGTAGTGACATTGAAGTCAAATTATAGTGACGAATTGTTTAATCGTCTTTCTGAAGAAATGAACCCTTATTATACTTACCGTGCAAAGACCTACCACATATCTGGTTACGATGCAGACGATATTATGCAGGAGTGTTTATATAGTTTAAACGATGCAGTAAACTCATTTGAGTGTAGTCGTAATGTACGTTTCGTGACCTATGCTATAGCGTTAGCTGATAATCGGTTAAATAGGATATATCGTGAGCAGAAAAAACAAGCACAAATCATATATGGTTCTTCTTTAGATCAAGAAGAAACCTTGCACGTAATAGAAAGTCAAAAAATAGACAATATCGATAAAATTGATGAATTAATTATTATGCGACAAGAATATGCAGATGTGATTCAAAGTCTATCTAAGTTAGAATTTCAAATTTTAATCCGACTTTATTTGGAGAATGAGACAAGAGAAGATATCATGGAAGCCGAGTCTTTAACAGAAAGACAGTTTCGTGCTGCCAAGGATCGCTTGATTCGCAAATTCCAGAATGCCAAAAAGGAACCGAAACGTGGGCGCAATTTTTACTCTCACAAAAAGGCCAAAAATGAAAAAGATATGCTAAAAGAAGAACTAGATGTTACCCAATTACCAGAAAACCTTGATAAGCAAGCAAGGTTATTAGGTTGGCGCCTAAGTAAACGTCGCAAGAATTCCCCTTGA
- a CDS encoding NYN domain-containing protein, with amino-acid sequence MKRQDILFVDGYNMIGAWPQLSNLKDQDEIAAARDLLLFELSNYRKYRDISVFVVFDAQFVPGISNTYEEYEVQVVFTQEGETADTYIEREVAKFINPLNRVVVATSDAAEQWLIFQRGALRQSADELLMEINYAKVQIQSDVKQHYNQALRRRSPWKLEQLEMLDQLRFDMENSEDQTKK; translated from the coding sequence ATGAAACGTCAAGATATTCTCTTTGTAGATGGTTATAATATGATTGGTGCCTGGCCTCAGCTTTCAAACTTGAAAGACCAAGATGAAATCGCAGCTGCGCGAGATTTGCTCTTGTTTGAACTCTCCAATTACCGGAAATATCGGGATATCAGTGTATTCGTAGTATTTGACGCCCAATTTGTACCTGGGATTTCAAATACCTATGAAGAATACGAAGTGCAGGTTGTTTTCACGCAAGAAGGAGAAACAGCGGACACCTATATTGAGCGCGAGGTGGCCAAATTTATCAATCCTTTAAACAGGGTTGTCGTTGCAACAAGTGATGCTGCTGAGCAGTGGCTTATCTTCCAAAGAGGAGCCTTGCGACAATCAGCAGACGAACTATTGATGGAAATCAATTATGCCAAGGTGCAAATCCAGTCTGATGTTAAGCAACATTATAATCAAGCATTAAGGCGACGAAGTCCTTGGAAACTTGAGCAATTAGAAATGCTAGACCAATTGCGTTTTGATATGGAGAATTCAGAAGATCAAACTAAAAAATAA
- the rlmB gene encoding 23S rRNA (guanosine(2251)-2'-O)-methyltransferase RlmB, giving the protein MTQQADFSDEIIYGKHAVREALKEKRQINKVFFQKGMEKNQFSDIFKLVKQRNLILQEVPKAKLDALTQDGNHQGVVLSLPAYAYANLEDAFNLAEQRGEAPFLFILDEIEDPHNLGSIIRTADAMGVHGIILPKRRSATLTGTVAKVSTGAIEHVPVIRVTNLSQTVKKLQDKGVWVFASAMEGEDIRQWDSHGSIAVVIGNEGSGVSASLLKACDGTVTIPMTGHVQSLNASVAAGIFMYEVARHRIASIKGI; this is encoded by the coding sequence ATGACACAGCAAGCAGATTTTTCAGATGAGATTATTTACGGTAAACATGCTGTCCGTGAAGCTTTGAAAGAAAAACGACAAATAAATAAAGTCTTTTTTCAAAAAGGGATGGAAAAAAATCAATTTTCTGATATATTTAAATTAGTGAAACAACGTAATCTTATCCTACAAGAGGTACCTAAAGCAAAGCTCGATGCCCTTACACAAGACGGCAACCATCAGGGAGTCGTGTTAAGTTTGCCGGCATATGCTTATGCAAATTTGGAGGATGCGTTTAATCTTGCTGAGCAACGTGGCGAAGCTCCTTTCCTTTTCATCTTGGATGAAATTGAAGATCCCCATAATCTTGGCTCAATTATCCGAACAGCTGATGCAATGGGCGTACATGGTATTATTCTACCTAAAAGACGTTCAGCAACGCTAACGGGTACTGTTGCAAAAGTATCCACGGGTGCTATTGAGCATGTGCCGGTGATTCGTGTGACTAATTTAAGTCAAACAGTCAAGAAGCTTCAAGATAAAGGTGTCTGGGTTTTTGCTAGTGCGATGGAAGGTGAAGACATTCGTCAGTGGGATAGCCATGGGTCGATAGCAGTTGTTATTGGCAATGAAGGCTCAGGTGTTTCCGCAAGTTTATTAAAAGCTTGTGATGGAACAGTCACCATTCCAATGACGGGTCATGTTCAGAGCTTGAATGCAAGTGTAGCAGCAGGAATCTTCATGTATGAGGTAGCTAGACATCGAATTGCTTCTATTAAGGGAATTTAA
- a CDS encoding Mini-ribonuclease 3, translating into MDVNYALLNGATLAYLGDAIFEVHIREYLLQEGITHPNQLQKAAVRYVSATGQAKVMQHWLKEDVLDEVEISYYKRGRNHKANTKAKNASIGDYRQATGFESLMAYLYLAKQTNRLNELIHAAIEYLNREE; encoded by the coding sequence ATGGATGTAAATTATGCTTTATTAAATGGTGCAACCCTTGCCTATTTAGGTGATGCAATTTTTGAAGTGCATATTCGCGAATATTTACTCCAAGAAGGTATCACTCATCCCAACCAATTACAGAAAGCAGCTGTTCGCTATGTTTCAGCTACTGGACAAGCAAAAGTAATGCAACATTGGCTAAAAGAAGATGTATTAGATGAAGTAGAAATAAGCTACTATAAGCGAGGTAGAAATCATAAGGCGAATACGAAGGCTAAGAATGCCAGTATTGGCGATTACCGGCAAGCGACTGGCTTCGAATCGCTTATGGCCTATTTATATTTAGCCAAACAGACGAACCGATTAAATGAACTGATCCATGCAGCTATAGAATATCTAAATAGAGAGGAGTAG